One segment of Ignavibacteria bacterium DNA contains the following:
- the paaN gene encoding phenylacetic acid degradation protein PaaN, with translation MTISDLRAAHHATLVNAMKANVERTFHAHWPEAPSGKIYGETANDDGLAAFQGQLNNRFDRLPAEQSWIGEESSPYGFSLGITYPQIALDDLISRASAAQTAWQSLTPEDRASILVEALERGAKRFFEIGYATQHTTGQGFVMGFQASGPHAFDRALESTAMALAAQSAFASNVLWTKPMGKISVSIDKSYRMVPKGINLVIGCSTFPVWNTVPGMFAGLATGNSVIVKPHPGAVYPIAIVIADLRAVITEIGLDANIIQLAVDTSEKPLTLELVKHPAVRVIDYTGGPHFGAVVEKEAASHGKTTFMEKAGVNCVILDSTDNLDAALENLAFSLTLYSGQMCTAPQNIFIAKDGMMVAGTQVSVDDVAAKLREKIDAVVFNERSGATTLGAIQNPATSQRIEDVRSLGLAVIRDSARVDQPGFEGARTVSPIVLQTDTKRADIYTKEWFGPVSFLVVTDSFEASVAEVVKSVREQGALSALVYTTNNERMTASEDAIVNAGAPVAFNFNSFVWVNQSAAFSDFHGTGANPAGNATFADWSFVTNRYNVIGVRKQA, from the coding sequence ATGACCATCTCAGATCTTCGCGCTGCTCACCACGCAACACTCGTCAACGCCATGAAGGCCAATGTGGAACGTACGTTCCACGCCCATTGGCCAGAAGCGCCGAGTGGTAAGATCTATGGTGAAACAGCGAACGATGATGGGTTGGCAGCTTTCCAGGGTCAGCTCAATAACCGATTCGACAGGCTCCCCGCTGAGCAGTCGTGGATCGGCGAAGAGTCATCTCCGTACGGATTCTCACTCGGTATCACCTATCCCCAGATCGCCCTTGACGATCTGATCAGTCGTGCATCTGCTGCACAAACGGCATGGCAGTCCCTCACTCCTGAGGATCGTGCTTCCATTCTTGTTGAAGCACTTGAACGTGGAGCAAAGCGATTTTTTGAGATCGGCTATGCTACGCAGCACACAACCGGTCAAGGCTTTGTGATGGGTTTCCAAGCCTCGGGCCCGCATGCCTTCGATCGCGCCCTCGAATCAACGGCAATGGCGCTTGCAGCTCAGTCTGCGTTCGCTTCCAATGTGCTATGGACAAAGCCGATGGGGAAGATCAGCGTCTCGATCGACAAATCATATCGCATGGTTCCCAAGGGCATCAACCTCGTGATCGGCTGCTCTACATTCCCGGTGTGGAACACCGTGCCCGGAATGTTTGCCGGTCTTGCAACCGGGAATAGTGTGATCGTAAAGCCCCATCCCGGAGCCGTCTATCCTATCGCCATTGTCATCGCCGATCTCAGAGCGGTTATTACGGAGATCGGATTAGATGCGAACATCATTCAGCTTGCCGTTGATACGTCTGAAAAGCCCCTTACCCTAGAGCTTGTGAAACATCCGGCCGTGCGAGTGATCGACTACACAGGCGGACCTCATTTTGGCGCAGTTGTTGAGAAAGAGGCTGCATCACACGGCAAGACCACGTTCATGGAAAAGGCCGGTGTGAACTGTGTGATCCTCGACTCCACAGATAACCTCGACGCGGCACTGGAGAATCTTGCATTCTCTCTCACACTCTATTCTGGTCAGATGTGTACTGCACCGCAGAACATCTTCATCGCCAAGGACGGTATGATGGTTGCCGGTACCCAAGTGAGTGTTGATGACGTCGCTGCCAAACTCCGAGAGAAGATCGATGCAGTCGTCTTCAATGAACGCTCCGGTGCAACAACTCTTGGTGCCATTCAAAATCCGGCAACATCGCAGCGGATCGAGGATGTACGCTCACTCGGACTGGCCGTGATCAGAGACAGCGCACGTGTTGACCAACCCGGATTCGAAGGGGCTCGTACCGTTTCTCCGATCGTCCTTCAAACAGATACGAAGCGTGCAGACATCTACACCAAGGAATGGTTCGGTCCCGTATCCTTCCTTGTTGTGACCGACTCCTTCGAAGCCTCTGTTGCAGAGGTCGTAAAGAGTGTTCGTGAGCAAGGGGCTCTTAGTGCCCTTGTCTACACCACCAACAACGAACGTATGACTGCATCAGAGGACGCCATCGTCAACGCCGGCGCTCCCGTTGCCTTCAACTTCAACAGCTTCGTCTGGGTGAACCAGTCGGCAGCATTCAGCGACTTCCATGGCACCGGCGCAAACCCTGCCGGCAACGCCACGTTCGCCGATTGGTCGTTCGTGACGAACAGGTATAACGTGATCGGGGTAAGGAAGCAGGCGTAA
- a CDS encoding T9SS type A sorting domain-containing protein: MTRLFDHIRPLLVGIAISAMFLTLGYAPALADKAKKAASAKTVTAKERSAKAAATYASPINGAVSTTIRALGNQRTPGSTTKQTSKLNVGADTSRKDNKFIFARAASDVFTTRVELAEDQGSVDIGIYNMLGKKVMDVYKGYASRGQHDYTQPIPDLPEGVYICIMQGSDFRKAEKFFFSR; the protein is encoded by the coding sequence ATGACCCGTCTTTTCGACCATATCCGCCCCCTACTTGTGGGAATCGCCATCAGTGCGATGTTCCTCACGTTGGGTTATGCCCCTGCCCTAGCGGATAAGGCAAAAAAAGCCGCATCCGCCAAGACGGTCACGGCAAAGGAACGGTCTGCAAAAGCGGCAGCTACCTATGCAAGTCCGATCAACGGTGCTGTAAGCACAACGATCAGGGCACTGGGTAATCAGCGCACGCCTGGTTCAACCACAAAGCAGACATCCAAGCTGAATGTTGGAGCCGATACATCACGCAAGGACAACAAGTTCATCTTTGCCCGTGCCGCCTCCGATGTTTTCACAACTCGGGTGGAACTGGCCGAGGATCAAGGCTCTGTCGATATCGGCATCTATAACATGCTGGGTAAGAAGGTGATGGACGTGTACAAGGGCTATGCCTCCCGCGGACAGCACGATTACACCCAGCCAATTCCGGATCTGCCGGAAGGCGTCTATATCTGCATCATGCAAGGCAGTGATTTCCGGAAGGCTGAGAAGTTCTTCTTCAGTCGCTGA
- a CDS encoding vanadium-dependent haloperoxidase: MKMAEDRTRAANMSAVRSARVLSYVACALHDAAVACWYTKYKYFTARPCTIDKEVAMSAGLPNFPGYTSGHSTFSGAAAEVLSYFFPASENEFRSMASEAADSRIYSRIHVRIDCEVGLTQGYNVGKASAEKARVDAAE; the protein is encoded by the coding sequence ATGAAGATGGCAGAGGACAGAACGCGCGCTGCAAACATGAGTGCTGTGCGTTCAGCGCGTGTCCTTTCATACGTTGCATGTGCCTTGCATGATGCTGCAGTTGCGTGTTGGTACACGAAGTACAAGTACTTCACGGCACGTCCATGTACGATCGACAAAGAAGTGGCAATGAGTGCCGGACTTCCGAATTTCCCCGGCTATACAAGTGGACACAGCACCTTTAGCGGTGCCGCGGCCGAAGTACTGTCGTACTTCTTCCCAGCCTCAGAGAATGAGTTCCGGTCCATGGCATCGGAAGCCGCAGACAGCCGGATCTACTCTCGCATCCATGTGCGCATCGATTGTGAAGTTGGGCTTACGCAGGGCTATAACGTAGGGAAGGCGTCGGCTGAAAAGGCCCGCGTTGATGCTGCAGAATAA
- a CDS encoding helix-turn-helix domain containing protein produces the protein MNVSIKRVLLERRRLRAVQLSQKGWRVTDIAQALNVSVPAVSQWLATFRSEGETGLKARKRTGAPRRLSPRHSLMLQALLKRKPRENDIDADAWDRALVQRVIKRLFGVTYSHQHCGRLLKAAMDSKTVVPRVTRLELDDLLKKVDIARIRTRFGSRHGRSPL, from the coding sequence ATGAACGTTTCGATCAAGCGTGTGTTGTTGGAGCGACGCCGACTCCGTGCTGTGCAACTCTCCCAAAAAGGTTGGCGCGTTACGGATATCGCCCAGGCCCTGAATGTCTCCGTCCCTGCCGTTAGTCAGTGGCTCGCTACCTTCCGAAGCGAGGGCGAAACCGGACTCAAGGCAAGAAAACGTACAGGCGCACCTCGACGGCTCTCACCGCGCCATTCGCTGATGCTTCAAGCGCTCTTGAAGCGCAAGCCGCGTGAAAACGACATCGACGCCGATGCCTGGGATAGGGCACTGGTTCAGAGGGTGATCAAGCGACTCTTTGGCGTGACCTATTCCCATCAACATTGCGGCAGACTGCTCAAGGCGGCGATGGATTCAAAGACGGTTGTCCCACGCGTTACTCGGTTGGAACTCGACGATCTCCTCAAGAAAGTGGATATTGCACGGATTCGCACACGTTTTGGTTCGCGACATGGCAGAAGCCCCCTCTGA
- a CDS encoding four helix bundle protein, which translates to MALNDIEIYQLIRTAFALCDEVGTALKARREFNLADQLLRAALSVGNNFAGGLWTKRYWRAPNAHVLRRRFRTRMQELFEFCCRSEHYRSWKSSRA; encoded by the coding sequence ATGGCACTAAATGACATCGAGATATACCAGTTGATTCGAACTGCTTTCGCCTTATGCGATGAAGTGGGCACTGCCTTGAAGGCACGTCGTGAGTTCAATCTCGCCGATCAACTGTTACGAGCAGCGCTGTCTGTAGGTAACAACTTTGCGGGAGGGCTATGGACGAAGCGCTACTGGCGAGCGCCTAATGCTCATGTTCTACGCCGACGGTTCCGCACAAGAATGCAAGAATTGTTTGAATTCTGCTGTAGATCTGAACATTATCGAAGCTGGAAAAGCTCAAGAGCTTAA
- a CDS encoding cystathionine gamma-synthase, whose protein sequence is MKFSTKAIHIGQEPEALTGAVTVPLYQTSTYAQEEIGKHKGFEYARTQNPTRFAWEANLAAMEGGTHAYAFGSGSAAVDTIMRLLSAGDHVVMAEDMYGGTFRLTSKVLTRFGITFSYVDMRDVKNVEAALLPNTRMIYTETPTNPMMTITDLAAVAEIARANNAYMVVDNTFASPFFQRPLELGAHIVVHSATKYLGGHSDLVSGIVTTNDAEIAEQLKFLQNAVGAVPGPFECWLLLRSSKTLAVRMERHAANAQRIAEYCQQHPSIKATHYPGLPSHPQHEIAKRQMSGFGGMISIELGSLERATAVTNKLKLFTLAESLGGVESLVCHPVSMTHGSIPKDQRERLGVTDGLIRLSCGIEDVEDLLEDLEGSL, encoded by the coding sequence ATGAAGTTCTCGACCAAGGCCATCCACATCGGTCAAGAGCCGGAAGCCCTCACTGGCGCAGTTACGGTTCCCCTCTACCAAACGTCCACCTACGCCCAAGAAGAGATCGGCAAGCACAAGGGCTTCGAATACGCACGTACGCAGAACCCTACACGATTCGCATGGGAGGCCAATCTCGCAGCGATGGAAGGGGGCACCCACGCCTATGCCTTTGGTAGCGGCTCAGCCGCGGTTGATACGATCATGCGACTTCTTTCAGCCGGCGACCACGTAGTGATGGCCGAAGACATGTACGGCGGGACGTTCCGTCTTACGAGCAAGGTCCTCACACGCTTCGGCATTACGTTCAGCTACGTTGACATGCGAGATGTGAAGAACGTAGAAGCTGCGCTTCTACCAAACACACGGATGATCTACACAGAAACACCAACAAATCCGATGATGACCATCACGGATCTGGCGGCTGTGGCAGAGATCGCCCGCGCGAACAATGCCTATATGGTGGTTGACAACACCTTCGCCTCTCCCTTCTTCCAACGTCCGCTTGAACTTGGTGCACACATCGTGGTACACTCCGCTACGAAGTACCTTGGTGGCCACAGCGACCTTGTGAGCGGCATTGTCACGACAAACGACGCAGAGATAGCCGAGCAGCTCAAGTTCCTTCAGAACGCCGTAGGAGCGGTCCCAGGACCCTTTGAATGCTGGCTTCTTCTCCGCTCTTCAAAGACTCTTGCTGTTCGTATGGAACGTCACGCTGCAAATGCACAACGTATCGCTGAGTACTGTCAGCAACACCCATCGATCAAGGCCACGCACTATCCCGGCCTTCCATCGCACCCACAACACGAGATCGCCAAGCGACAGATGTCAGGCTTCGGTGGTATGATCTCCATTGAATTAGGCTCTCTGGAACGCGCAACCGCCGTCACCAACAAGCTCAAACTCTTCACCCTCGCCGAATCCCTCGGCGGCGTGGAGTCCCTCGTCTGCCACCCCGTGAGCATGACGCACGGCTCCATCCCCAAGGATCAACGCGAACGCCTCGGCGTAACCGATGGTCTCATTCGTCTTTCGTGTGGGATTGAGGATGTAGAGGATCTGTTGGAGGACCTTGAGGGCTCGCTGTAA
- a CDS encoding sulfite exporter TauE/SafE family protein yields MRGLRFYIPYATFVLVGLAFVYTTTDVLPYVLASWPAAVAMVFGSFIGGASAEGGGAIAFPVFTLIFKIAPASARNFSFAIQSVGMVSASLMIIGRGIPIEKRAVFYPAIGAVFGLLIGTFGLVPLLDPTITKLFFVSLWMSFGIGLWRANRNASRIVRKGLPPILTQRDIFNLIGIGVLGGIVTSIFGNGICMVTFCLLTLWYGIDERIATPTSVVLMSVITICGFFLHAVVMQDFGPVEYHTWLAAAPVVVFFSPLGAFTISFWKRLSIARLLYTIITVQLFGAFYVLGFTFENLMFSAVVIIIGTWLMIRIDRSSNLPAQGQ; encoded by the coding sequence GTGCGCGGTCTTCGATTCTACATCCCCTACGCAACGTTTGTCCTTGTTGGTTTGGCCTTCGTGTACACCACGACAGATGTTTTGCCCTACGTTCTTGCTTCATGGCCAGCCGCCGTTGCAATGGTCTTTGGATCGTTCATTGGTGGTGCAAGTGCTGAAGGGGGCGGTGCGATCGCCTTCCCTGTCTTCACTTTGATCTTCAAGATCGCTCCTGCTTCTGCACGGAATTTCTCATTTGCAATACAAAGCGTTGGCATGGTCTCAGCCTCGCTGATGATCATCGGCAGAGGCATACCGATCGAGAAGAGAGCAGTCTTCTATCCAGCTATAGGTGCCGTGTTCGGTCTTCTCATTGGAACGTTTGGTCTTGTCCCGCTTCTCGATCCAACGATCACGAAACTGTTCTTTGTTTCGCTTTGGATGTCCTTTGGAATTGGGTTGTGGAGAGCAAACCGAAATGCCTCGCGGATTGTTCGGAAGGGTCTGCCCCCTATCCTTACTCAGCGCGACATCTTCAATCTCATTGGCATCGGTGTTCTAGGGGGTATCGTTACGTCGATCTTCGGGAACGGCATCTGTATGGTAACGTTCTGCTTGCTTACCCTCTGGTATGGTATCGATGAACGTATCGCAACACCAACATCTGTGGTCCTCATGAGCGTGATCACCATATGCGGATTCTTCCTGCATGCGGTAGTGATGCAGGACTTTGGTCCGGTGGAGTATCACACATGGTTGGCGGCCGCTCCTGTAGTTGTGTTCTTCAGTCCGCTTGGTGCATTCACCATTTCCTTTTGGAAGCGACTCTCCATTGCACGACTCCTCTACACGATCATCACGGTCCAGTTGTTTGGGGCGTTCTACGTACTTGGGTTCACATTTGAGAATCTGATGTTCAGCGCAGTGGTGATCATCATCGGCACATGGTTGATGATCAGAATCGATAGGTCATCGAACCTACCGGCACAGGGACAGTAG